The DNA region AGGCGTTCCAGCACCTGCTGCGGGGTTTGCGTCGGATCGTCGCGTTCCTCCGGATACTGGTAGCTCAGCTCATCCAGCGAGAATCTGCAGCGGTCCGCGATCTCCAGCGTGCGCGCCAGGGCCTCGGGCCAGAGCGCGAACAGGCGCGCCATCTCGGATGGCGGCTTGAGATACCGGTCGGCATGGCGTTCGCGCCGTACCCCCAGCGCCTCGACGGTGGTGTTCAGACGGATGGCGGTGACCACATCCTGCAGGATGCGGCGCGCGGGGGTGTGGAACAGCACGTCGTTGGTGGCGACGGTCGGGACACCGGCGGCCTGCGCAAGTTGCGCAAGCTCCCAGAGCCGCAGTTGATCATTCGGGCGCCGCCGCAGGGTCAGGGCAAGATAGGCGCGGTCGCCAAAGTCCGCGCGCAGGCGGTGCAGGCGCTCGCCGCAGGCGGCATCGGCCAGGTCAGGCACCAGCACCGCGACAAGGCCCTCGCCATGGGCCGCCAGATCATTCCATTCCAGATGGCAGCGCCCCTTGCCCGCCCGCGCCTTGCCCAAGGACAGCAGGCGGCAGAGCCGCGCGTAAGCCGCACGATCCATGGGATAGACCAGCACGCCCGTGCCGCAGGCAAGATCGAGCCTGCAGCCCACCACCAGCCGCACCCCGGCGGCCTTTGCCGCCAGATGCGCGCGCACCATGCCGGCAAGCGTGCCGCGATCCGTCACCGCCAGGGCCTCGATCCCCATGGCGGCGGCAGTCGTGAACAGGTCTTCGGCCGAGGAGGCCCCGCGCAGGAAGGAGAAACGCGAGGTCACCTGCAGTTCCGCGTAGCGGGGGGGAGTGCGCGACCCTCCCATCATCCGAACAGCCCATGCAGGAACCAGCGTTGCGAGCCGGTGGCGGCATCCTCGCCATCGCCGGCGCGGAAGATCCAGTATCGTGCGCCGCTCGTGTCCTCGACGCGGAAATAATCGCGCACCGCGGCAAGTTCGGCATCGCGGGTCCACCATTCCCCGAAGATGCGCTCGGGCCCGTCGGCGCGGGCGATCATATGGCGGGTGCCGCGCCAGATGAACCAGGCGGGCGGATGATCGGGCAGCAGCGCCATGGTCTCGATCGGCTCCGGGTGCGGCAGCAGGCGCGCCGGGCGCGGCCAGTTGTCGGGCCAGCCGGTCGAGGTGTCGTCAGAGAGCGGCGCAATGCGGCGCACCGACCGCTCGGGCACGTCCGAGGCAACGCCGGCAAGGCGATAGACCCGGGCCGGGCCGACCCGGCTCATGAGCCGGTCGACAAGCCCCGCAAGGTCGGGGGCAGGGGCGTCGATGAGGCTGGTCGCCGCCTGTCGCGCCGCCAGCGGCTCGGCCCGGCTTGCCACAAGCTCCATCGCCTCGATGCCGAAGCCCGGGTCGATATTCTCGATCTTCGCCGCAAGCAGCCGCGCGAGATGCGCCGCGTCGCGCGAGGGCCGGGCCAGCCCCACGCGCAGGGCCGGCGCTTGCCCATCGGTGCGCTCGCAGACGAGATCGAGCCGGCGCGCCCCGAGCCCGCGCCGCTCCAGCGCCTCGCAAAGCGCCGTGACCAGCTTGCCCAGATAACGCGCGATGGTCTCGGGCGCGGCGATGGGTTCGGCAAAGCGGCGGCGCGCCGTGATGAGGTCGTTGATGCGGACCGGCTCGATGGGGTCCGCCACGCGCCCGAGCGCCTGGTCGAGCCGCCGGCAAGGCTCCGGGCCGAAACGCCGGGTGAGCGGCGCCCGCGGCAGGGCGGCAAGATCCCCGATACGCATCAGCCCGAGCGTGTCGAGCCCGGCCGCAAGCGAGGCCGGCAGCCGCAACGCGGCAAGCGGCAGCGGCGCGATATGCGCCATCACCTCGCCCCTGGGTGCGATGAACACCGGATCGGCCCGGAACCGCGCCAGTGCATGGGCCGCGCCCCGGGTGTCGGCGATCGCCGCCCGCGCCGTGATGCCCGACACCGCCAGCCGCCCGACCAGCCCGTCGAGCAGCGCCGCCTCGCCGCCGTGCAGATGCGCCGCCCCCGTCACGTCGATGACAATTGCCTCTGTCCCATCGAGCGCCACCAGCGGTGAAATGCGCTGCAAGAGCCAGAGCGCCAGCCGCCCGAGGCTCATGCGGTCGGCATCCGGCTCGGCCGGGCGGATCTCCAGTCCCGGCACTTGCGCCTGCGCCTGCGCGATGGTCATGCCCACCCGCAGCCCGAGCGTCTTTGCCGCCGCATCGGCCGCCGTCACCACCCGCCGCCCGCCCTCGCGGCCCGCGAGCACGAGCGGCACCTCAGCCGGCGGTGCGCCGCTGCCTGCCCGCCGCCGCAGTCGCTCCACCGGCCACAGCGGCAGGAAGAGCGAGATGACCCGTGCCATCACATGCCTCCAGTTCCAGTTCCAGACATTCCCCGGCCCGCGCCCGGACCAGTTCCACCAGCCAGCGCGGGCGCCCCACGCCCGGCACCGGCAGGGGCGCGGAAGGCAGCGCCGTCACGCGCCAGCGCGTCATCGCCGCCGTGGGCTGGCCGAAGTCGCCCGCATCCGCCTGCCGCCGCCAGCGCCGCAGCGCGATGCAGAGCGTGCCCCTTTCGCGCGCCGCCAGATGCAGGCGGCGCGAGGCGACCATCGGCAGGCGCGCGACCTCGCCCACCACCGCGCCGGGGCCGCCGTGGCGCAAGCCTTCCTCCATGCAGGCGAGAACACCCCTGTCACCGCCCGCCTCGACATGGATCACCCGCTCCGCCGCCAGCCCCGCCTGCGCGAGCCCCGGCGCGAACAGGTCCGCCCGCGTCACGCACCAGAGCACTGGCCCCTCGCAGCGCGCCGCGATCCCGGCGGCAAACAGCGCCGCCGCCGCGCCATCAACCGTGCCGCCCGCACCGCCCGCGACCTCGTGCAATGCCCCCAGCGCCAGCCCGTGACCGGGCAGGCGCGCATCCAGCACGGGGATGCCGAACGGCAGCACGCCGGCCTTGCGCACACCCCCCTCGAGCCGCGCGATACGGGCGCGCAGGTCGATGAGGACGGCAGAGGAGGCGTGGCGGGACATGGGAGCAGAGCGCGTGATTCTGACAGTTGTTCACTGTCTGTTCCCGCGCGGTC from Pontibaca methylaminivorans includes:
- a CDS encoding DUF6504 family protein, which codes for MARVISLFLPLWPVERLRRRAGSGAPPAEVPLVLAGREGGRRVVTAADAAAKTLGLRVGMTIAQAQAQVPGLEIRPAEPDADRMSLGRLALWLLQRISPLVALDGTEAIVIDVTGAAHLHGGEAALLDGLVGRLAVSGITARAAIADTRGAAHALARFRADPVFIAPRGEVMAHIAPLPLAALRLPASLAAGLDTLGLMRIGDLAALPRAPLTRRFGPEPCRRLDQALGRVADPIEPVRINDLITARRRFAEPIAAPETIARYLGKLVTALCEALERRGLGARRLDLVCERTDGQAPALRVGLARPSRDAAHLARLLAAKIENIDPGFGIEAMELVASRAEPLAARQAATSLIDAPAPDLAGLVDRLMSRVGPARVYRLAGVASDVPERSVRRIAPLSDDTSTGWPDNWPRPARLLPHPEPIETMALLPDHPPAWFIWRGTRHMIARADGPERIFGEWWTRDAELAAVRDYFRVEDTSGARYWIFRAGDGEDAATGSQRWFLHGLFG
- a CDS encoding ImuA family protein; this encodes MSRHASSAVLIDLRARIARLEGGVRKAGVLPFGIPVLDARLPGHGLALGALHEVAGGAGGTVDGAAAALFAAGIAARCEGPVLWCVTRADLFAPGLAQAGLAAERVIHVEAGGDRGVLACMEEGLRHGGPGAVVGEVARLPMVASRRLHLAARERGTLCIALRRWRRQADAGDFGQPTAAMTRWRVTALPSAPLPVPGVGRPRWLVELVRARAGECLELELEACDGTGHLALPAAVAGGATAAAGRQRRTAG